The following coding sequences lie in one Corallococcus macrosporus genomic window:
- a CDS encoding PQQ-dependent sugar dehydrogenase — protein MRHGLVTPFLASLLLSAVPEAQAQSPRPPSRQEGNLAPGRAGDSQQSVPRQGDIPAGAPVETAPPNVPEFKPAFPQQTRAPAVKTRTPIVVTEVASGFNKPWAIAFLPDGRFLVTEKPTGSLYIVTAAGKKSPAVAGLPKVDGRGQGGLLDVEVGPDYAKSGLIYWTYYEPREGGNGLAVARAKLVDGPKPRIEGLQVIFRMQPTLESTLHAGGRLVFTPDGKLFVTLGERSILPGRVQAQDLKSDFGKVVRILPDGTIPQDNPFVGKKDARPEIWSSGHRNVLSAALDSQQRLWVVEMGPRGGDELNRPEAGKDYGWPTIGYGEEYSGEPIHKTTQAAGMEQPVYYWDPVISPSGLTIYSGSLFPEWKGNFFIGGLSSQALVRLVLKDDRVVGEERLLTERNARIREVVQGPDGALYLLTDDSNGRLWKLTPGATPPGRAP, from the coding sequence ATGCGCCATGGACTCGTGACCCCGTTCCTCGCCTCGCTCCTGTTGAGCGCTGTCCCCGAAGCACAGGCCCAGTCGCCCCGGCCGCCCTCCCGCCAGGAAGGCAACCTCGCCCCGGGACGCGCGGGGGACAGTCAGCAGTCCGTGCCGCGCCAGGGCGACATCCCCGCGGGCGCGCCCGTGGAGACCGCGCCTCCCAACGTCCCGGAGTTCAAGCCCGCGTTCCCGCAGCAGACGCGCGCCCCGGCGGTGAAGACGCGCACGCCCATCGTCGTCACGGAAGTCGCCTCGGGCTTCAACAAGCCGTGGGCCATCGCGTTCCTGCCGGATGGCCGCTTCCTCGTCACGGAGAAGCCCACGGGCTCGCTCTACATCGTCACCGCCGCGGGCAAGAAGTCGCCCGCGGTGGCGGGCCTGCCCAAGGTCGACGGCCGGGGCCAGGGCGGACTGCTCGACGTGGAGGTGGGGCCGGACTACGCGAAGAGCGGACTCATCTACTGGACCTATTACGAGCCGCGTGAGGGCGGCAACGGCCTCGCGGTCGCGCGCGCGAAGCTGGTGGACGGCCCGAAGCCTCGCATCGAGGGACTCCAGGTCATCTTCCGCATGCAGCCCACGCTCGAGTCCACGCTGCACGCGGGCGGGCGGCTCGTCTTCACGCCGGACGGCAAGCTCTTCGTCACGCTCGGCGAGCGCTCCATCCTCCCGGGCCGCGTCCAGGCGCAGGACCTCAAGAGCGACTTCGGCAAGGTCGTCCGCATCCTCCCGGACGGCACCATTCCCCAGGACAACCCCTTCGTGGGCAAGAAGGACGCGCGGCCGGAGATCTGGTCCTCCGGACACCGCAACGTGCTCTCCGCGGCCCTGGACTCGCAGCAGCGGCTCTGGGTGGTGGAGATGGGACCGCGCGGCGGTGATGAGCTCAACCGCCCCGAGGCTGGCAAGGATTACGGCTGGCCCACGATTGGCTATGGCGAGGAATACTCGGGTGAGCCCATCCACAAGACGACGCAGGCCGCCGGCATGGAGCAGCCTGTCTATTATTGGGATCCGGTCATCTCGCCCTCGGGGCTGACCATCTACTCGGGGTCGCTCTTCCCGGAGTGGAAGGGGAACTTCTTCATCGGCGGCCTGTCCAGCCAGGCGCTGGTGCGGCTCGTCTTGAAGGACGACCGCGTGGTCGGCGAGGAGCGCCTGCTCACGGAGCGCAACGCGCGGATCCGCGAAGTGGTCCAGGGACCCGACGGCGCGCTCTACCTGCTCACGGATGATTCGAACGGCCGCCTGTGGAAGCTCACCCCGGGGGCCACTCCGCCGGGCCGCGCGCCCTGA
- a CDS encoding DUF3592 domain-containing protein, giving the protein MKLLSLSFVVGIPLLFLVVVWRRYARAQLLRREGVRVRGTVLRIEPGGSDSSAELHYCFKLPDGRRVTHTYTQDGESFDHLAPGASVDIDYLPSNPKYSQPVGQGTRIWGVILVAVMLVVAWVMAAGAALKTHEPRAKEDARDTAQRNKLGTY; this is encoded by the coding sequence ATGAAACTGCTCAGCCTGTCCTTTGTCGTGGGCATCCCCTTGCTCTTCCTGGTGGTCGTCTGGCGGCGGTACGCGCGCGCCCAGCTCCTGCGCCGGGAGGGAGTGCGAGTCCGGGGTACGGTGCTGCGCATCGAGCCGGGGGGCTCCGACAGCTCCGCGGAGCTGCACTACTGCTTCAAGTTGCCGGATGGACGGCGGGTGACGCACACGTACACGCAGGATGGCGAGTCCTTTGACCACCTGGCGCCCGGCGCGTCCGTTGACATTGACTACTTGCCGAGCAATCCGAAGTACAGTCAGCCCGTCGGGCAGGGCACTCGCATCTGGGGAGTCATCCTGGTCGCGGTGATGCTCGTGGTCGCATGGGTCATGGCAGCAGGCGCAGCCCTGAAGACCCACGAGCCCCGGGCCAAGGAGGACGCCCGGGACACCGCGCAGCGAAACAAGCTGGGGACCTACTAG